The following are encoded together in the Pedobacter steynii genome:
- a CDS encoding Hpt domain-containing protein produces MPAISSVAPGNNQLIDLSYIQQLSNGDKSFEKEIVQIFIEQIPQDLAVLKKHFAAGDFPQVKQSAHYMLPSISILGLETKLKVELEALETLDAAYKVLERHVETIETVCDRARTEAIALLHSY; encoded by the coding sequence ATGCCAGCCATATCCTCTGTTGCACCTGGAAACAATCAGCTCATTGACCTCAGTTATATACAACAGCTGAGCAATGGTGACAAATCTTTTGAAAAGGAGATTGTCCAGATTTTTATTGAGCAGATTCCTCAGGACCTGGCCGTATTAAAGAAGCATTTTGCTGCAGGCGATTTCCCTCAGGTGAAACAAAGCGCACACTATATGTTGCCTAGCATTTCAATTCTGGGCCTGGAAACAAAATTAAAAGTAGAACTCGAAGCATTAGAAACACTGGATGCGGCCTACAAAGTACTTGAACGACATGTGGAAACGATCGAAACAGTATGTGACAGGGCAAGAACCGAAGCCATCGCCCTGCTCCATTCTTATTAA
- a CDS encoding DinB family protein — protein MTTDNLNTASAGTAIAYLMKNYAAYNAWANTTLINWLRTHPEEVLEKEISSSFSGIKPTIFHICQTQVYWLSLIKKEAFDWERSYTGTIGEAFDMLIKQSEEFADVVNQMTEADIEACTLVENPWFKCDFANFEYIQQVMNHSTYHRGQITTITHHLGLTGAPMTDYNYYNIYGKKG, from the coding sequence ATGACAACTGACAACCTTAATACGGCGTCGGCCGGTACCGCAATTGCCTATTTAATGAAGAATTATGCAGCTTATAATGCATGGGCAAATACGACATTGATCAATTGGCTGCGAACTCATCCTGAAGAGGTACTGGAAAAAGAAATTTCCTCCAGTTTCTCGGGGATCAAACCAACCATTTTTCATATCTGTCAGACACAGGTATATTGGTTATCATTGATTAAAAAGGAGGCTTTTGATTGGGAGCGTTCCTATACGGGCACCATAGGAGAGGCCTTTGATATGCTGATTAAGCAGTCTGAAGAATTTGCAGATGTGGTAAATCAAATGACCGAAGCGGATATTGAAGCATGTACATTGGTAGAGAATCCATGGTTCAAATGCGACTTTGCCAATTTTGAATACATTCAGCAAGTGATGAATCACAGTACGTATCATCGCGGTCAAATTACTACGATTACGCACCATCTTGGCCTGACCGGAGCTCCGATGACAGACTATAATTATTATAATATCTATGGTAAAAAAGGATAG